In the Salvelinus namaycush isolate Seneca chromosome 35, SaNama_1.0, whole genome shotgun sequence genome, one interval contains:
- the LOC120030028 gene encoding microcephalin-like, whose product MTTNTTPKSASILKDVVAYVDVWSSSKTENYSKPFIQQLQDMGGVVSKTFKKQVTHVVFKNGHQATWNKAKKTGVRLVSVLWVARCKDDGEHVDEELYPALNDEVNSAFKKRVHRCMQPRDTPERTPENDRRMKKKLDKMIEDLVPKSPFIADVSPYIIDEEKGIVYSPSMKRCDFMAQRLKEMREARENLSAAASQMGQSRLSPEFKPSLGNTPSHSFLKNLEEESDQDFNTYFGSNQTDGEEQHEATCEPQHKKDFQKPWKSTCSDLPRQNALVQSPLPNSPAKERKQDKNPKRTSIKCNVIKKHISLESPCLDDCPEGSKSVQSVFTFNSFGMGKNGLSSSRSNMEKVTPPVRKSRTPQSLPESKPTTNLEISSRRSSKCLPEKPTVPHRTSLKITTPKSKVSECIKSSLPALERSCTVSNSFRASPCADDDDGVFVDFFSPANNPRRQRSCLLPSLPLESKVPIPFELEPQPSPGKRKRGKSETTGSESASAKKRTHGVPSVRETSSVNSMLDQHAHPRQDTKGCPSSEDNNTKQTLTRRSRHSALPFSRVSKDFTDELTSAPDQQSASTDPTHLSKPSLAAANKALDKQTSLILLTRHKDKQVKSSRHFKSI is encoded by the exons ATGACCACAAACACTACACCTAAATCTGCTTCTATTCTGAAAG ATGTTGTTGCCTACGTTGACGTGTGGTCATCAAGTAAAACAGAGAATTACTCGAAACCGTTCATCCAGCAGCTGCAGGATATGGGAGGTGTG GTATCTAAAACCTTCAAGAAACAAGTCACACACGTAGTCTTTAAAAATGGCCATCAAGCAACCTGGAATAAAGCCAAGAAGACAGGTGTGAGACTTGTGTCTGTCCTCTGGGTGGCCAG ATGTAAAGATGATGGTGAACATGTTGATGAGGAGTTGTATCCGGCATTAAATGATGAAGTCAATTCAGCATTCAAGAAAAGGGTG cATCGTTGTATGCAGCCAAGAGACACCCCTGAGAGGACCCCTGAGAATGATAGGCGCATGAAGAAAAAACTGGACAAGATGATCGAAGACCTAGTACCAAAATCACCTTTTA TAGCAGATGTGTCCCCTTACATTATCGACGAAGAGAAAGGAATAGTTTACAGTCCTTCTATGAAACGGTGTGACTTCATGGCACAGAGGCTGAAGGAGATGAGAGAAGCTAGGGAAAATCTATCCGCCGCAG CTTCACAGATGGGACAATCTAGGTTATCACCTGAGTTTAAGCCTTCTCTTGGGAATACACCATCCCACTCTTTCTTGAAAAACCTGG AAGAAGAATCTGATCAGGATTTTAATACATATTTTGGCTCAAATCAGACTGATGGAGAGGAGCAACATGAAGCCACCTGTGAACCACAGCACAAGAAAGACTTTCAGAAACCTTGGAAGTCAACGTGCAGTGATTTGCCCAGACAAAATGCATTGGTTCAAAGTCCTTTGCCCAATTCACCGGCTAAAGAGCGTAAACAAGACAAAAATCCTAAGAGGACCTCAATTAAATGTAATGTCATCAAAAAGCACATCTCCTTAGAGAGTCCCTGTCTGGATGACTGCCCGGAGGGTAGCAAGAGTGTGCAATCAGTGTTTACGTTTAACAGTTTCGGGATGGGAAAAAATGGGCTATCATCCAGCAGAAGTAATATGGAAAAAGTCACACCACCTGTCAGGAAAAGCAGAACACCACAGTCCCTTCCAGAAAGTAAGCCAACTACTAATCTGGAGATTTCTAGTCGCCGTTCTTCAAAATGTTTACCCGAAAAACCCACTGTGCCTCATCGAACGTCCCTAAAGATTACCACACCGAAATCAAAAGTGAGCGAATGTATAAAATCCTCGCTTCCTGCTTTAGAAAGATCTTGCACGGTCTCAAATAGCTTCCGTGCCTCCCCCTGTGCAGACGATGATGATGGGGTATTTGTGGACTTCTTCTCTCCAGCTAACAACCCTAGGAGACAACGAAGCTGCCTCTTACCCAGCTTGCCCTTAGAGTCCAAGGTTCCGATCCCCTTTGAACTGGAGCCTCAGCCTAGCCctgggaagaggaagaggggcaaGAGTGAAACCACAGGGTCTGAGTCGGCCAGTGCCAAAAAGAGAACACATGGGGTGCCCAGTGTAAGAGAAACCAGCAGTGTAAACAGCATGTTAGATCAACATGCTCATCCACGCCAGGATACAAAGGGATGTCCATCCTCCGAGGACAATAATACAAAACAAACTCTGACTAGAAGAAGTAGGCATAGCGCATTGCCATTCTCTAGAGTGTCTAAAGACTTCACTGATGAACTGACTAGTGCCCCTGACCAGCAGAGTGCTTCAACAGATCCCACACACCTTTCAAAACCAAGTTTGGCAGCAGCAAACAAAGCACTAGATAAGCAAACAAGTTTGATTCTCTTAACTCGGCACAAGGACAAACAAGTAAAAAGTAGCCGACATTTCAAAAGTATATGA